A region of Micropterus dolomieu isolate WLL.071019.BEF.003 ecotype Adirondacks linkage group LG01, ASM2129224v1, whole genome shotgun sequence DNA encodes the following proteins:
- the LOC123978259 gene encoding holocytochrome c-type synthase codes for MGASLSTPTAPTVNAEAMMAAPPQGCPMHQEAQAVKASPPSECPMHQAQPVKASPPSECPMHQAEAGPAHQERAYEFVECPMKAAAGMNSDIDPANMMPPPNQIPAPDQPFELSISREESTIPRHNTEKKWVYPSEQMFWNAMLRKGWRWRDDDLAPKDMTNIIKIHNTNNEQAWQEILKWEALHARECPCGPTLKRFGGKAKEYSPRARVRHWMGYELPFDRHDWIVDRCGKEVRYVIDYYDGEINKDTYQFSILDVRPAYDSLEAVWDRMKVAWWRWTS; via the exons atggGAGCCTCCTTGTCCACACCTACTGCTCCTACAGTTAACGCAGAGGCCATGATGGCCGCCCCTCCTCAGGGCTGCCCCATGCACCAAGAAGCCCAGGCCGTCAAAG CGTCTCCACCTTCAGAGTGTCCCATGCATCAGGCTCAGCCTGTAAAAG CGTCTCCTCCATCAGAGTGTCCGATGCACCAAGCAGAGGCAGGTCCAGCTCACCAGGAACGGGCCTATGAGTTCGTGGAGTGTCCCATGAAAGCTGCAGCCGGCATGAATAGTGACATCGACCCAGCAAATATG atgCCTCCTCCTAATCAAATTCCAGCTCCAGACCAGCCCTTTGAGCTGTCCATCTCCAGAGAGGAGTCCACCATTCCTCGTCACAACACAGAGAAGAAATGGGTTTACCCGTCTGAGCAGATGTTCTGGAACGCCATGCTGCGGAAAGG GTGGCGCTGGCGTGATGATGACCTTGCACCTAAAGATATGACCAACATTATTAAAATCCACAACACGAACAACGAGCAGGCCTGGCAGGAGATCCTGAAATGGGAGGCCCTGCATGCACG TGAATGTCCATGTGGGCCCACCTTGAAGAGGTTTGGTGGTAAAGCCAAAGAGTACTCGCCGAGGGCTCGCGTCCGCCACTGGATGGG CTATGAGCTGCCTTTTGACCGCCACGACTGGATTGTTGACCGCTGTGGGAAGGAGGTCCGCTATGTCATCGACTACTATGACGGTGAAATCAACAAAGACACCTACCAGTTCTCGATCCTGGATGTACGCCCCGCGTACGACTCTTTAGAGGCTGTCTGGGACCGCATGAAGGTTGCCTGGTGGCGCTGGACCTCCTAA